In the Muricauda sp. MAR_2010_75 genome, one interval contains:
- a CDS encoding OmpH family outer membrane protein encodes MKNVKRIAVALVLFVAATGFVNAQSKVAHVNVQQLLSEMPEMKAAQAELKKLQETYRADIESSMTELKNKYTQYSNEATAKTKEENEERALELQGFERNIQEAEQAAMQELQKKQQELFAPISEKAKNAIEKVAAAQGFDYVIDASPGLSLIVAKGKDLLPAVKQELGF; translated from the coding sequence ATGAAAAATGTAAAAAGAATCGCTGTGGCCCTAGTATTGTTTGTGGCGGCTACGGGTTTTGTAAATGCACAGAGCAAGGTTGCACACGTCAATGTACAGCAACTATTGTCTGAAATGCCGGAGATGAAGGCTGCCCAAGCCGAGTTGAAAAAATTGCAGGAAACTTACAGAGCGGACATTGAAAGTTCCATGACCGAACTTAAAAATAAGTATACCCAATACTCCAACGAAGCCACTGCCAAGACCAAGGAGGAAAATGAAGAAAGAGCATTGGAGCTTCAAGGTTTTGAAAGGAATATTCAAGAAGCCGAACAAGCTGCTATGCAAGAATTGCAGAAGAAACAACAAGAATTGTTCGCCCCTATTTCAGAAAAAGCAAAGAATGCCATTGAGAAAGTGGCAGCAGCCCAAGGATTCGATTATGTAATCGATGCCAGCCCGGGCTTGAGCTTGATCGTAGCTAAAGGAAAGGACTTATTGCCCGCTGTTAAGCAGGAATTGGGCTTCTAA
- the murI gene encoding glutamate racemase, translating to MHGPIGIFDSGVGGTSIWKEIKKMLPHENTIYLADSANAPYGEKSKEEILQLSIKNTEFLLQQDCKLIVVACNTATTNAIDYLRTHYNVPFIGIEPAIKPAALHTKTKKVGVLATQGTLSSSLFHNTSKLFAEGITVVEQEGKGLVELIESGQINSVVTRGLLLSFLRPMLEQDIDCLVLGCTHYPYLIPLLQDILPDHISIIDSGEAVARQTKAVLEKNQLLNTKGQPGEHLFCSNKGIEVLRNLVDDDNAQISYLDF from the coding sequence ATGCACGGACCCATTGGCATTTTCGATTCAGGTGTTGGGGGCACCTCCATTTGGAAGGAAATCAAAAAAATGTTGCCCCATGAAAATACCATCTATTTGGCCGATAGTGCCAACGCTCCCTACGGTGAAAAATCAAAAGAAGAAATCCTTCAGCTTAGCATAAAGAACACAGAATTCTTATTGCAGCAAGATTGTAAGCTCATTGTTGTGGCCTGCAATACCGCTACAACCAATGCCATTGATTACTTACGGACGCATTACAACGTTCCGTTTATAGGTATTGAACCGGCCATTAAACCCGCGGCACTTCATACAAAAACCAAGAAGGTTGGGGTGTTGGCCACCCAGGGTACTTTATCCAGTAGTCTATTCCACAACACCTCAAAGCTATTTGCTGAAGGTATTACAGTGGTGGAGCAAGAGGGAAAGGGTTTAGTGGAACTCATTGAGAGCGGTCAAATCAATTCGGTGGTTACCCGCGGATTGCTCCTTTCCTTTTTAAGGCCCATGTTGGAGCAGGATATCGACTGTTTGGTCTTGGGTTGCACCCATTATCCGTATTTAATCCCTTTGTTACAAGATATACTTCCAGACCATATCAGCATTATTGATTCTGGTGAGGCCGTGGCACGGCAGACCAAAGCGGTTTTGGAGAAAAACCAACTATTGAACACCAAAGGCCAACCTGGGGAACACCTGTTTTGTTCCAATAAAGGTATTGAAGTCTTGAGGAACCTAGTGGATGATGACAACGCCCAAATTTCCTATTTGGATTTCTGA
- a CDS encoding dihydrofolate reductase produces MKRLIIIAAAAENNALGKDNDLVWHLPDDFKRFKALTTGHKIIMGRKTLESFPKPLPNREHIVVTRDKDYTPKFPCTIVHSLEDAIDLVGNNETAFIIGGGEIYRQSMSFATDMELTRVHGTFEADTFFPEINPNEWELVKEEHHPKDDRHQYSFTYLTYTKK; encoded by the coding sequence GTGAAGCGACTGATTATTATAGCCGCTGCCGCAGAGAACAATGCTTTGGGGAAGGACAACGATTTGGTCTGGCACCTTCCCGATGATTTTAAGCGGTTTAAGGCCCTTACCACAGGCCATAAGATCATTATGGGCAGAAAGACGCTGGAAAGCTTTCCCAAGCCTTTACCAAACCGTGAGCATATTGTGGTTACCCGAGATAAAGACTACACGCCTAAGTTTCCGTGTACCATAGTACATTCTCTTGAAGATGCCATTGATTTGGTGGGTAATAATGAAACCGCTTTTATTATTGGTGGTGGTGAAATTTATAGGCAATCCATGTCTTTTGCCACTGATATGGAACTCACCCGGGTCCACGGCACTTTTGAAGCGGATACCTTTTTTCCTGAAATCAATCCCAATGAATGGGAGTTGGTGAAAGAGGAACATCATCCAAAAGATGATCGACACCAATACAGTTTTACCTATCTCACCTACACAAAAAAATAA
- a CDS encoding 2TM domain-containing protein, with translation MLSFGKKKKTEIDLKQHELLENAQKRIKRKKRLFSHLVIFLIGSLFLVLANKILKYGEAYDWSIWVIIFWAFLLVLHTFNVFVTHKFMGQDWERKQRERLVEQQKKRIAEIQKEIDTDFPLSKINKKKEL, from the coding sequence ATGTTGTCCTTTGGTAAAAAGAAAAAGACAGAAATAGATTTAAAGCAGCACGAACTTCTGGAAAATGCCCAAAAGCGCATCAAACGGAAGAAACGACTGTTTTCCCATTTGGTCATTTTTTTGATTGGAAGCCTTTTTTTGGTACTGGCCAACAAAATCCTGAAGTACGGTGAAGCTTACGACTGGTCCATTTGGGTGATTATTTTCTGGGCATTTTTATTGGTCTTGCACACCTTTAACGTATTTGTAACCCACAAGTTCATGGGGCAGGATTGGGAACGCAAGCAGCGTGAACGTTTGGTGGAACAACAGAAAAAGCGCATTGCCGAAATCCAAAAAGAAATCGATACGGACTTTCCACTTTCCAAAATAAATAAAAAAAAAGAGCTGTGA
- a CDS encoding aminotransferase class V-fold PLP-dependent enzyme, producing the protein MQSLRKKFPVLNQCLYANTASAGLLSEDLMEWRQGHDLDFLIGGSEMKAKGFAHMPEIKKTVGNFFHCKPTNVALVPNFSLGMNMLLEGLSKEKKVLLLQNDYPSVNWPFETRNFNREYVDIDEHMEENIYKKVKTGSIDVLALSVVQWVNGLKIDLDFIRQLKNDFPDLVIIGDGTQFCGTETFNFDKSGFDILGTSTYKWLLAGYGNAFFLVKDAVMDQFELKGIGNGSVNNDLSKRDSIPFCKYLEPGHLDSFNFGSLEFALNFLDEIGLEDIQAHLQKLSNKAKNAFSELGLLEQSVLERKQHSTIFNIKGDEKLFNKLTEENVVASPRGGGIRLSFHFYNTEEEIDVVETLLKRWASKG; encoded by the coding sequence ATGCAAAGTCTAAGAAAAAAATTTCCTGTCCTAAATCAATGTTTATATGCCAATACAGCTTCTGCAGGCCTTTTGAGTGAAGATTTAATGGAATGGCGACAAGGCCACGATCTTGATTTTCTTATTGGTGGTAGCGAAATGAAGGCCAAAGGCTTTGCCCACATGCCTGAGATCAAGAAAACCGTTGGTAACTTTTTTCATTGCAAACCAACTAATGTGGCCTTGGTGCCCAATTTTAGTTTGGGGATGAATATGCTTCTGGAAGGACTTTCCAAGGAGAAAAAAGTCTTATTGCTCCAAAACGATTACCCTTCCGTAAACTGGCCCTTTGAGACCCGAAATTTCAATAGGGAGTATGTGGACATCGATGAGCACATGGAGGAAAACATCTATAAAAAGGTAAAAACCGGAAGCATTGATGTGTTGGCTCTAAGCGTGGTGCAATGGGTGAACGGGTTAAAAATAGACCTTGATTTTATAAGGCAATTGAAAAATGATTTCCCCGACCTAGTGATTATTGGTGATGGCACCCAGTTTTGTGGTACGGAGACCTTCAATTTTGACAAATCTGGGTTCGATATTTTAGGCACGAGCACCTACAAATGGCTATTGGCCGGTTATGGTAACGCCTTTTTTCTGGTGAAAGATGCCGTTATGGACCAATTTGAACTTAAAGGTATCGGTAATGGCTCCGTGAACAATGATCTGTCCAAGAGGGACAGTATTCCATTTTGCAAATATTTGGAACCGGGTCATTTGGATTCCTTCAATTTTGGAAGCCTGGAATTTGCACTCAACTTTTTGGATGAGATCGGCTTGGAGGATATTCAGGCACATTTACAAAAACTGTCCAACAAAGCAAAAAATGCTTTTTCAGAATTGGGACTTTTGGAACAAAGTGTACTGGAAAGAAAGCAGCACAGCACCATATTCAATATAAAGGGAGACGAGAAACTGTTCAATAAATTAACGGAGGAAAATGTAGTCGCCTCACCGCGGGGAGGGGGTATACGTTTGAGCTTTCATTTTTACAATACAGAAGAGGAGATAGATGTTGTTGAAACACTTTTAAAGCGTTGGGCCTCAAAAGGATAA
- a CDS encoding isoamylase early set domain-containing protein: MAIKKQYLKSKPVCKVTFTVPAEEADKVAVVGDFNNWNPKGSTLKKLKNGTFKGTFELPKENTYEFRYLIDGSYTNDEEADRFQWNDYAGTENAVLEV, from the coding sequence ATGGCAATAAAAAAACAATACCTAAAAAGCAAGCCTGTTTGCAAGGTGACTTTTACCGTTCCGGCAGAAGAGGCGGACAAAGTGGCCGTAGTGGGCGATTTTAACAATTGGAACCCTAAAGGGAGCACTTTGAAGAAGCTAAAAAACGGAACTTTCAAAGGAACCTTTGAACTTCCCAAAGAGAACACCTACGAATTCAGATACCTTATTGACGGTAGTTATACCAACGATGAAGAGGCAGACCGTTTTCAATGGAACGATTACGCCGGAACCGAGAACGCCGTTCTGGAAGTGTAA